A stretch of DNA from Telopea speciosissima isolate NSW1024214 ecotype Mountain lineage chromosome 5, Tspe_v1, whole genome shotgun sequence:
CCTCTTGCATTTCGCTGATGCACATCTCGATTTCCCAGTACTTAGCAGCCCCACTCTCATATGAGCTCTTGACAAACTCCTTCTCAGTCTGTAGGGCCAATATACCTTTCTGGAGTTTATCGATCTCTTGAAGTGCCTCAGCTGTGCTCATCCGCAAACTGAAAGCAGTAGTATATGTAGAAGTAGATGAAGTAGCTTTCTTGGGTTGCACTTTCTTTGTTGGCAATGCTGACGTTCCCCTTAGGAACTTTGGAATTTTCGGGATATTGAGTTTTGGGGGTTCAAGTAAGCCCTTGGGGAGGCTATTTTGATTGGTAGAGGAAGTAGATTTTCTTGGtgaaccatcatcatcatcatcttcgtcATCCGTTGCAAACTGAACTTGCTCGGGAAAAACATTGGCAAGGGTGCTGTTAGCATTTTGTAGCTCTCCTGATATGTGGTCATACCTCTCAGCCAGGGCTCGGTATGCCCTGTAATATTCTTCCACAAAATTAACGAGTTCAGGTCTCTTCCTGTAGTACATTTCTGCCCTCATGGCAAAAGAGTCTCCATCCTCATTAATGAGTTTAAGCATGTGTTTCACCTTCTCCTCCATATCTGCAAGGACAAAAGTTCATGCATTTGAATTATAAAATTTGTCAATGTCAGAGATTGAGGATATTGAATTGGTGTCACCTACAAGCTACTAAACTTGATAAACTTTTATTCTGAAAATAAATGCTTAAAATAAAGAGAGCAACACTCAATTGAGAAGCATTAATGATGTTTCCATTCTTATTATATCCAAAAATgctcaaaagaaaataattacaaGACAACACAGATATTAGGTTTGAGGTCCTTAACATCAAGAACAACATGTTTTATCCTTCACTAAGAgaacaaaatataaaacaatcCTTTCACGTAGAAACTGGACGCTTTCAAGGAGTAGAGAATGTGAAATCCATCAGcaacaactactcagccttatcccaactaaatggggtcggctacatggatccttgccctccaatcagctctattcgaggtcatacttagATACAAGgactaagctatgcatgtctttcctcaccacttcttctaaggtcattttaggtttgcccctaactcttttagttccttcaatctgaatcaaatcactcctccgtactggagcatccacaggcctccattgaacatggtcatgccatcTCAAACAAGTTTCTCATAGCTTATTATATATCGAAGCTACTCCtaagtcagctctaatatgatcatttcttactttattctttctagttttgctactcatccatctcaacatcctcatctctactacaTTGATTTTATCAAGAACAACATGTTTTATCCTTCACTAAGAgaacaaaatataaaacaatcGGTCCATGTAGAAACTGGATGCTTTCAAGGCGAATGTAAAATCAATCagcaaagaataaaaaaaattaatatcacCAATGAAGAATATACTGATAATGCAATGGATAGTTAACAAAAAAAAGCAATTATTTCTTGAATTTAAACCAATATAGTCAAGAATCTGGTGAACTGCAGTGCTTTGGAAAAACTGTGCTGCTAAATTTATGATGAGTTTACCTTCTAATCTAGTTCCCTTTTTCCTAGCAATTATTGCTTTTAATGACCTCTTGGCAATTTCCTTCTCACCCAATCCAATCACAAAAATGCAGCTAGACAGTTTTTTGATGATGCAAAACAAAAGGAACTTTAATTGATACACTATAAAACTGAAGTGCAGAAAGAGATCTGCAGCAGAATCCATTTCTCTAAATCTAAAATTTCAAAGAACTAACGTTAAAACAGGAGAAGATGGAGAACAAACTAAGTTGATTCACATTCACCCTAAGAACTCCAATTAATATATTGATGAAAAAGAGAAGTGGAAAAGGGATATTAATGGGGGTATCACAACAATTAAACTAGAACCCATAATAAAAACAAGCCTATTTATTCTTAACaagatgaaattttcaaaaagaaaGTGCAACGCAGAAGGTTTATGAATCAATGTAAGCAGAGTTCATTTGATCACACCTTGAAGGTTGTGTTCTAGCCATTTTGACTGCTTCGTCCTAATATGGCTTGCCCACCACCAAGAATATGCATTGCTTGCAGCTCTCTGCAacatctctctgtctcttctttcTGGAATCTCTACAGAAGCCAAAAGACGATTTCTACAGAGAAAcagtgaagaagagaaaagaaggaaggaaagggtCTACAGAGAAACCGTGTAAAAAAGATTCCTGAAATCTCGAggcagaagagagagagagagagactcagaTGGGCTAAACACAGATTGCCCAAATCCCCCACAACCCATTACCAATTGATTATCAATTCTGAACGAGTAGAGAAGTTGCttgcattaccaaaaaaaaaaaactagcttTCCCAAGAACTTAAAGTGAGGAACACACACAGGTCCACGTGGCCAGCTCTCAGAAGAAAAGGCCAAAAAGGAGTGCAggcatgtctttcttcttttcccaatACCCTTTTCATTACtcaatttttctttcaaaacaaTTGGCCGgcttatttttataattgagATAATAATGATCACCAGACCACGATTGAATGAtctaattaaaatttaaaatattaaaagattttttttctggttcatCTCCCTCTCCACCAATGGCTTCAACAGATGAATTTCTGATCTGATTGATGATGATACTGAAAACAATGGAGATCTATCTGATATTACTACTTCAGTTATTCCCTTGGAAATTGCAGTAAGAAATTCTTTAATGTACATTCCATCACCCAACAAAAAATATAaccaatgcatgaggctccgGCCAGTGcgggggtctagggagggtcatattgTATACAGTCTTGCAATAGAGCAATTTTACCTTTGAGGTCCAGGTCCACCTTCAGAAAGGACATATCCAATACATGAAGCTCCCACCTATGACTACTAAATCGCAATGAAACAACCTTACCATTTTGCCGAGGTCCATTCCACATTTCCACCACCAATCAAtcatcattattttatttttgaggttGATTGTAAAGGACTATGTCTAGAAGCAtggtctatgccagcactcccatgagtctatctctctcttcttcatgtaaaatgacatctctacctcttatttgggggaggagagagatagacgcaGGGAATGCTAGTGTAGGCTGTGCTCTTGGACAAACAACCGCTTcccttgattgaattagactctaaaatttgatacaaaactaatctagaccatgttaATTCCATTCAACAGTTGGAAAGAAATATCATCTGTCCACATAGCAAAATAAATACCTTGTGacctttaaaaaaataacagaCCTTTATGACAATAATAATTCTCATAAAAGGGTAAAACCAATGGGTGGCCAATTTAGCTTGTGAAGCGGCTTCTGATATTTATTTTAGTGAAGAGATGAATCTCCCTCTAGATCTTTGGCGGATTACTAGAGAAAATGCTCTTGGTTTTCCTATATTAAGGAATTAGGCTTTTTTTACTTGGGGTTGCTTGTAAGGACTGTGAACTGTCTTTCTGAAGAGTTGAGGGTTTAATATCTTTTGGGCTgggatcccccccccccctttattcTTTCCTATTATTTGTTTGATCTTTAATAAAATCATAGGGATTGGTTCGGGTCCAGATAATAATTGgataaagaaactaaaaataaataaataataataataataataataaaaccaaTGATGAGTTTATGtgtttgaaaaaaatttcctctattttcttttccaatCAACTAAAGACACTCAAGTGTCACAACTTGCAAATCAGGTCTATTAACAGAAAATTTGCTGGCAGTTCAAAAACACATCGCAATTCCTCCCACCTGTTTGTGTTCTAACCTAAGAATCACAAACAAGATTGTTTTTTTGGTCATGATTCATACCACTCCAAAAGATGCACCAATTACGCGGAAAAGGAGGACTTTTGAGTCCGTGAGATTTTGCTTTGAATTTTGTGAGTCAAgaagcaaaagaggaaaaaagaaaaagtactCTTAAATCTTTCTTCGAGTGGAGAGGAAGTTCTTTTGGTAACCCTTAAAAGCTAATTTAAAGATGCCCCGTTTTGAGATTTGATACCCACAGTCGATTGTGGTGTTAGGCATATGAGTCTTTCTTTCACATATGAAtatgtatgagagagagagagagagactttatTTGCACCAGTAATGATATTTGTGGTGCCCTGTTGAATGACTGCATGCGTGATTGGCGAATGATGTTGATCCTCTGGAGGGTGTTTTGGAAAATTATTAAAATCTTGTAGGAGTTTGTCAACCCTGAACCGTTCtttatgggtgaaggaaaattttctccccATATTCAATGTTATTCAAAAGGATTGAGTTTCCTACCAAGGGTATCGGGAATGGGAATCGGGAGGGTATTATGGAACATACCAaaatcctaggaggggtttgtgaaccctaagaatttttactcaaaaaaaataaatccccCTAGAAATTaagaggatccagatcttctatggcccAGCTGCCCGAGCGGTCATAGCGGCGCAGACCATGTGAGGAGTGCATTTACCGCCTTACGCCTTGCCCAAGCacgggtaaggcggtcattgcatgcctCATTGTGCCTGCGCTATGGCCACTCGAGCAGCTGCGCCGTAGAGAGTCTGTTTCCGAATTAGGATGGtggggtgaaccatcctctatgggtagAGGAAAACTTTGCCCTATTCAGAAAGTCCATGCTATATGGTTCTTATTTTAGGAGGCCCACGTTAGTGACGTTACGGTGCTTTACCTGAAGCAGTGATCCTCCAGTGGCTTTGCTACCCAGTTCCTATTTCTGCTATTTCTTTTGATGAATGCTGTTGTTAGGGACTCGGGTGAGCAATGGAATTCGCTTTCATGGATTTCGATTCATTCCGAAACGGTCAAAATTGGCCGGATTCAACCTGAACCTTAGAAATAacctaattatttttttgaatcaAGAATCAGCTGGAAATGGGAATCAGATCCAGCCAATTCTGATTGCCAAATTTGATTCCACAAACCATGGCTGCAAAAATCCTTTGGCCAAttttgattcctcaaaccatggctgCAAAAATTCATATGCATCAGAAAACGCAGATGAAAGGAAACAATAAAGTTACCATCAAAGGACTGAGAAGCTGGAGAAGAAAGAACTGCCACCAGATATCTGTTCCGGAAACCACAGTTGGCAGTTGTGTTGCTGCTGCCAAATGAATTGGGTACACTCAGAGCCCAACAGCAACCGATAAGAGGAAGCTTTACTGGACAAAGATTGATTGGTCCCCGACACAATAATCTCACAAGTTGGATTGGATGACCTGAGGAAGCATCTTCTTTCTTGCTTATCCTCCATCATGTTAGTTAGGCTGGGAATCAAGACCCAAACTACTTTAACATCAATTTTATCTTCTTAACTGGAAGACTTCTTGCTAGCTGGTTATGTATGCAGGATTTGTGTTGaacaaaaagggaagaaggctTGCAGTAGAGAGGCACAAAGAGAGATTAAGATTCAAGAAAGATTTATATATATCATATGTGTCCCTCCAGTGAAAGAGGTCATAGTTCATAGAAGGTAGAAGAGAGATGTAGTAACTCAAGTAGTGTATTATTTACAAGTAGTAGTAATACTTGAGCATAGACATGCTGCTTTCCATATGTACAGTGGCTATTTACATTTTTGTTTTATGATCATAGCAGCTATTTACATTGAAAGAATATAAAACAACTCAAAATACCAACCCCACCCCGCTCccctcaaaattttttttttcttcctctccattCAAATATTCCCTAAATctggaaggagaaaaagggTAACATGCAgcaagacaaaaaataaagtaggCCCCCGTGAGTAATCCAACTTTTGGTAACTTCCTCTACCTTTTAATATCTTCTTTGAAATTGAAACTCCACTCATGATTCCAAGCTGAACCTGATAAGTTTCTcctctccccttctcttctccctttcaagcttttctttcttccactCCACCTCCGCCcaccttcttttttcttttctttgttttcatttttttccttttttgtttttttttttaaaatctgaaAACATAGTAGGTTCTTCAAGCCACATATAAGAAACACCGAAGTAGGACCAATCTTACAGAAAACAACCACCAGCAATCCTCAGTTGTTCTGAAGAGAAGATACCCACTCTTCCATATACTTCTTGCTTTCTGcaaatcaaaagtaaaatgcAGAGAATGAGTCAGCACAGGCAAAAGAACCCaacttattttcacataaacTGAAATTGAAACACAATATCTACCACTCCTACCAGTCCAAATGgcaataaattaataaaaggaCACATAGCATATCCCACAACAAAATAATATGCTTAATGTTTTCTTCCTACCTCCTATGACTTTAATCATTCAGATGAACTGCAAACCTTAAGAATTCAGATTTTATTGGCAATCTAACCTAAAAAGGACAAAAGCAACTTAAAATGTATTTTACTCATGTAGGAGAGACCACCATATTGCTGCTGATTAGCTAATACATTTAACTAGCTTATTAACTATAGAACCAACTTATAATttccccattaagttgggataaggctatgatAAATTATAGAACCAAAATAATTGTACTAATATTCCCCAAACTAACCCAATCTGAAATGAGGAGAAAGAATATCAGTGTTTCAAATTAAACAATCCAATTATGGATATAACATCATATGAACATATGAAATTAAAATCACTAGAAATAGCTGTCGTCTCCACCCAACCTAAGTTCTTACATTTTGACAAAGAATGCATCCTCAAATATTGAATCCAGAGTCAGACAAACACCACATAAATTCTATCAAAGTTTTAAACCATATACTGAATGGAATATATCATATGAGCCAAAATGGGGTTCTGTCAATCAGTGAGTGCCCAAGAAAAAAcaattaacaaaaaaattctCTTTCAGAGAAGATTTAAGACAATGAATAGAACAGTCATAATTAGCAGGTGGCCAGTtcaattaatattaattaattcttgatAAATTAATAATGTCTATCTTTATACTATTCCCTGATAAAGGTTACATGGCTGAAGTAGAAATTATGAGAACAGTCAAAAGCAAGAAAAGGACCAAGAGCCAAGATGTTACCACAAAGAAAAGTGGTGAAGCATTGCCAGAAATGAGTTTTCCCCTCAAATGGAAAAACCGGTGGGTAACTCTACACATTCATGAAATAATGAAACACTTCTATTACCTCTAGCTAAGGTGATAACAACTATCTGAGCAATCAAAATTATTCTTGAGTTCTATCTCTGAAACACAGTAGTGTCACAACCATTATCATTTGCATTCGAGTTCAATATTCTTAAAATACTTGAAGCCTCAAAGAGTGTTTCtttccaaaaatataaaaatcccTTGATGATTTCAGCATAACCACTATGGACAATGgcttacaatagaaacaaagcATCAAAAGAGAAAATCACACTAACATGATGGAGGAAAATATAATACAAAATTGAAAAGACCATAATGAAATTTAAGGGAGAAAAGTAGGAAACAGATGTTAACAAAACGAAGACCTTACCTAGAAAATGGTTTGCAGTATTGGGGAGGTTTCCAATGGCATCCAAAAACTGGTTCTTGGGGTTATCCACCTCCACCAGCTCCCTACGACCACGGCCATAGCATGGAACCAGCACGGCAAAACTGCTTTCAGTCTCATCGTCACTCAGGAAATCAGGGGCATGGGGTTCCAaccacccaatcgaccaatCGGAGTCGTCAGATTCTGATCCCGATAAACACCCACCATCTGATGGAACCAGAACCACATCATATTCCCTGTCGATTCTTCGCTCTTCTCGACTGTGCCATTTCCGCTTAATCCTTCTCGGCGTGGAGTGCATCTTTCCGCCTTTCATTGAAGGAAATTTGATAGTATCAGATTCTCTCCCACCCAATCCCAAATCAGATGAAGAATTCAAAGAAGCTCCGGATGAGACAGTAGATTCGTTATCTTTTCCACCCCACACCCACCAAGAAAATCGAGGGAAACCCAGAGACATTCTACcctggagaaagaaaaaaaaaattcggatCGATAGGTTGGCAATGGAAGCAAAAAATCAATTAAGATATGAGAAGATTGAATGAGAATACTCCTGATGTATAAGTCCAAGAGCCAAGGGTTGCTTGGGAGTGAAAAATTGTGAATAAAAGAATTGAAACCCGACTGCAGAGACCACCAAATTAGGAATAAATGATCCACTTAAAATAACTAAGCAACAAAAGATAAGATAATAATTGGCCAACAAAGGGATAAGATGTGATCGAAAAAAGAACAATGATAAAGCGGTTAAAATCTAGTCTGGAAGAAGCTTTAGGAGTTTCCAAGCATGTCTTCaggaaaatgggagaaaaaaaggaaagagattaCGTCCAAATTCACaagaaactctctctctctctctcctttatcgtcttctttgtttcttccaGGAGGTAAACGCGGATTTACCGTAAATAGAAAGAACTTAAAAGACTAAACAAACCAAACGGAACTAAAGCAAAAGGAACTCAAAACACCAAACAAAAAGGCTAGAAATTAGAGAAGTTAGAAGTAGCAGAATGAAGCACAAGGATTCCTGAATGATAAATCAACAAATAGAACGAGCAAAATCCTCTGATTCAGCAAACCAGACCAATtccaaaatcttcaaaaaatccAGAATAAActtcaaagagaaacaaaacttTTTTTTCCCGGTCTTCACTCCTTGAATCACCTCAAAAACAAACCCTAATGCTTGcctttttcttcaaaaacttcGAATCAGAAATGAGGATCCGAAAGGAAAAAACTCCCTTTGATCTAAGCAAAATCGTGACCAACTAACCAATTGCTCTTCCcctcaaataaaaattaaaaaaaaaaaaaaaagaatagaaaaaaaatcctaaacttCTACGAAATCTCTACCTCTTCTGCCTCTGCAATTTTATTCTGCTTCGTCCGTCACTCTGAGGAAATCCTTTGACAGCTCGTCGTGTTCTCCATTTATAGACTCTTCTGAGGACAAGAACTGTACTTTACTGTTCCAATTAATTGGATTTTATCAGAATCACATACTCAACGGTTGAGATGGAAGCGTACACACCTTCTCAGATCTCCTACACTGTCCGATCATTCTATTTTGCTTCTACCAATCATAGAACAAGGATAATAAACACGCAtcgatccaatccaatccatGTGGATACGTGTTGGTTGGATAACCGTCAGATTTGGATCTAGTCTCTCAAATCGGAAATCTCTGCTACGTAGGATTTTGTAAGGTCTCGGAAGCCCAATCATTGAGTGTGAGTGCGGTGCAAGAAAGTGCCACGTGTACGGGAAAGTTCAGTTTCTGGGTTCTTAGTGGCTAAaagatataaaaaaagaaacttttgattCTGTATCAAATACGTGGCCGATAGATCGAGGATAAGGGCCATTATCTGCCATTGGATTGGATGTCCCACAATGTGAAACGGAGTATTTGGTATTCGGGTCGGGTCGTGGATCCTGTGGAAGATCAGATATAGTTGCTTAGACGGATCCATCCCGCCCGACTCTTAAAAACACAAAGAAGAGTCGTGGTTGTTTTAGTTGCTTCAATAAAGGATGGGATGCGGCCGGGTCATACTTCTATGGTTCAATTGTATACACAATCAATATTCCATGGAAAGCTAAAGTTGACCCAAGCAAGGATCAAGGTATCCGTATGGTATCATCAGtatccgataccgatacaatATTGATATAGATCAAGAGCATCAGCCATAAAGTGGTTTGTCTTTTCGATCAGGCTCATGTGCTTGATCCGTCGTATTACATCAATACAGAACCTATGACCTTGGATCCAAAAACATAGGTCATAGATGTCTATCCTAATATATTTGACAGTTCAATCAATGATGATGTGAATAACAtgtggatttttttattgaattgatATACCTTGACCATGAATATGGAGTCTAAGTCTAATTTCCTTTGCTTTAAGCTAAAGGGAatgaaggattttttttttgataataaaggGAATGAAGGGATCGATGAACTGGGGAAGTATTTAATTGACACGTGTTGACAAAATAAAAGTTAAATCTTTTCATTTCTAATTTTGGGGCTTGATGGTCGGTACACACGAATATTCCGCTTTgatattatttaaaataaaattcaattaaaaaaatcaagtttctaaaatattttttttcaaaatcataaatctaataaatatatattattcaATCGATGCAGGACTAAAACCCTATTCTTGGCCATGGAAAAGATTCACAGCCAGCATCAGATCAGATACTCTGTGTATAACTATAGATTTGTCGAACAATAAAAATAGTGCCCATTAATTATATAATCATATAAAA
This window harbors:
- the LOC122661956 gene encoding uncharacterized protein LOC122661956, with amino-acid sequence MSLGFPRFSWWVWGGKDNESTVSSGASLNSSSDLGLGGRESDTIKFPSMKGGKMHSTPRRIKRKWHSREERRIDREYDVVLVPSDGGCLSGSESDDSDWSIGWLEPHAPDFLSDDETESSFAVLVPCYGRGRRELVEVDNPKNQFLDAIGNLPNTANHFLESKKYMEEWVSSLQNN